A window from Brucella sp. BE17 encodes these proteins:
- a CDS encoding N-acetylmuramoyl-L-alanine amidase produces the protein MRNINTLVVHCTATPEGRDVDVTTIRKWHTRDNGWKDIGYHFVVYRDGSIHTGRPIEQVGAHVAGHNSGSIGVTYVGGCDVNMKPKDTRTPAQKTALRKLLGELVSKYKITTLVGHRDYDRGKACPSFDAKSEYADLLKGSK, from the coding sequence ATGCGAAATATCAATACTTTAGTCGTCCATTGCACAGCGACCCCAGAGGGTCGCGATGTAGACGTTACCACAATCCGAAAATGGCATACCCGCGATAATGGGTGGAAAGACATCGGATATCATTTCGTCGTTTATCGCGACGGCAGCATCCACACAGGACGCCCAATCGAGCAAGTCGGAGCGCATGTAGCAGGGCATAATTCGGGTTCTATTGGAGTGACGTACGTCGGCGGTTGCGACGTCAACATGAAGCCGAAGGATACACGCACGCCAGCCCAGAAAACTGCGCTGCGCAAACTCCTCGGCGAACTGGTTTCCAAATACAAAATCACGACACTGGTCGGACATCGAGACTATGATCGCGGCAAAGCCTGTCCAAGTTTCGATGCTAAATCGGAATATGCAGATTTGTTGAAGGGGTCAAAATAA